In the genome of Elusimicrobiota bacterium, the window CAGAGTCCTTAAATAAAATTGACGCAATAAGCAATGATAAAAAAATAGAAGAATTGCGGGGGGAAATATTGCAGATTAGGTCAAAATTGCCAAAGCTCAAAGAGGAAATACTCCGGCAGGAAAAGCTTACAAGCGGCCTGGTTGAAATGGGAAAACCGACAAAAGAACAGCTGGAAAAACTGCGGGAAAGAAAAAAAATATTTTTATTGCTAACTTTAGTTGTGTTATTTATTTCAAATATTGGTTTTTGCGGCCAAAAGGTATTCGTATTATGCTACCATTCTTTTTTGAGCAATAAAAGATTTCCTACGGATTTTTCTCCTGAAGAATTACGAAATCACCTGGTTATACTCAAAAATAACGGGTTTAGCGTTATCTCGGTTTCTGATTTTATTAATAGCAAAGTAACTGGAAATAAAAACATACTCATTACCATTGATGACGGGAATGAAAGTGTGTTCAGGATTTACAACGAAATATTAAAGCCATTAGATATCAAGCCGCTGCTTGCAATATACCCGGCAATAATAAGCAGAAAAAAGTATGCCATGACTTGGGAGCAATTAAAGGAATTATCCGCTGATGGCTGGGAAATAGCCTCTCATGGTTATTTTCATGAAAAATTAAACCAGAAATTTTATGATAAAAGTAAGGCAAGGTTTCTCTTTGAAATAGAAAAATCAAAAAAGGTACTGGAAAACAAATTCCAAAAGCCTATAACAATATTTGTATATCCATTTGGATTAAGGTCGCCAATCACCATAGAGACTCTAAAAAATAATGGTTTCAAATATGCATTTACAATTGATGGCGGCGGAATTTCTTTGCCGGTTAGTTCAGCGGATAAACTATATGAAATTCCCAGGTATATGATGACACAGTCAAATTGGAAAAATAACCTGGAAAAAGTAATAAAAAAGGCGAACCAATAAGTATGAAAATAGGATTTTTACAGTTTAAGCCAATATTCGGAGCTGTTGAATTAAATCTTAAAAAGATTGAAAAACATACGCGAAATGTTCACGCTGATTTATTAGTTCTGCCTGAACTTAGTAATTCCGGATATATTTTTACTTCAAAAAATGAAGTCGAAAAATTATCAGAAAATATTCCGGAAGGGCCTACTACAAAAAAATTGATAGAGATAGCAAATAAAAATAAAACATTTATTGTTTGCGGAGTAGCTGAAAAACAAAAGAGTAATTATTATAACTCTGCAGTTTTGGTGGGCCCTAAGGGATATATCGGCAAATACAGGAAACTGCATTTATTCAACGATGAAAAACTATGGTTTAAACCCGGAGAAAAAGAACCGGAAGTTTTTTCAATAAAGGGCGTAAAAATAGGGATTATGATATGTTTTGACTGGATATTTCCTGAAACCATGCGTGTTTTAAGCCTCAAAGGAGCACAAATAATTTGCCACTGCGCAAATTTAGTTTTACCTTATTGTCAAAAGGCTATGATTACTAGATGTATAGAAAATCGCGTATTTGCCATTACAGCAAACAGAACCGGATCAGAAACAAGAAGAAATAAAAGGCTCCTGTTTACCGGCAAAAGCCAGATAGTTGACCCTTATGGTAAACTACTTGTTAGCGGAAAAATTAACCAGGAGACTGTAAAGATAGTGAACATTAATCCAAAAAACGCACTTAACAAAAATATTTTAGGTAAAAATAATTTGTTCAAAGATAGAAGAATAAATTTATACAAAGGCTTGATTTTCCCTTAATGTTTTTCTAAAATAAAGGCTTACGATGATACTAACAATGGAGGCACGGTAAAATGGCAAAAGGCAGATGCATGAAGTGTAAAAAAGAAGTTGAGATTAAAGATGGTAAA includes:
- a CDS encoding acyltransferase, with amino-acid sequence MKIGFLQFKPIFGAVELNLKKIEKHTRNVHADLLVLPELSNSGYIFTSKNEVEKLSENIPEGPTTKKLIEIANKNKTFIVCGVAEKQKSNYYNSAVLVGPKGYIGKYRKLHLFNDEKLWFKPGEKEPEVFSIKGVKIGIMICFDWIFPETMRVLSLKGAQIICHCANLVLPYCQKAMITRCIENRVFAITANRTGSETRRNKRLLFTGKSQIVDPYGKLLVSGKINQETVKIVNINPKNALNKNILGKNNLFKDRRINLYKGLIFP
- a CDS encoding polysaccharide deacetylase family protein; translation: MKIDQLQKELDEIAQEAESLNKIDAISNDKKIEELRGEILQIRSKLPKLKEEILRQEKLTSGLVEMGKPTKEQLEKLRERKKIFLLLTLVVLFISNIGFCGQKVFVLCYHSFLSNKRFPTDFSPEELRNHLVILKNNGFSVISVSDFINSKVTGNKNILITIDDGNESVFRIYNEILKPLDIKPLLAIYPAIISRKKYAMTWEQLKELSADGWEIASHGYFHEKLNQKFYDKSKARFLFEIEKSKKVLENKFQKPITIFVYPFGLRSPITIETLKNNGFKYAFTIDGGGISLPVSSADKLYEIPRYMMTQSNWKNNLEKVIKKANQ